A window of the Desulfobacula toluolica Tol2 genome harbors these coding sequences:
- a CDS encoding IS110 family RNA-guided transposase: MTKRSNSTLIQIVHPICCGLDVHKDKISVCLITVDDNGKEQHEIQEYSSFTQDLQKMKTWLIENNCPIVAMESTGVYWHPVYNTIEDTMEVVLVNARHIKNVPGRKTDICDSKWLAGLLRHGLVKGSFIPPEHVREWRELSRLRKTYTESLADYKRRVHKLFITANIKIDSIVSDLFGLTGLNLIELLCKNDELTLEKVQECTKGSLKKKIPELYRSLHGYFKDHHQFQLIGMMEAINMFQRQIDQINARLELLTRDHNDLLERLDEVPGIDKKSAQSIIGEVGITLAEFKTMSAFVSWAGLCPGNNESAGKRKSGRNAVRNHPFKTILVQAAWAAIKKKGSYYKAKYYKLKSRRGARKAIVAIAHRMAKAIYSIIKNGDRYKDLGEEYLSKPNKQRMLKNLAKKADGLGMKLVPCEG; this comes from the coding sequence ATGACCAAGAGATCAAATAGCACATTAATCCAAATTGTTCACCCAATTTGTTGCGGTTTAGATGTTCATAAAGATAAAATTTCGGTTTGTTTAATCACTGTAGATGATAATGGAAAAGAACAACACGAGATACAAGAGTATTCATCATTTACTCAAGATCTTCAGAAAATGAAAACCTGGTTAATTGAAAATAACTGTCCTATCGTGGCAATGGAAAGTACCGGAGTATATTGGCATCCGGTTTATAATACCATTGAAGATACGATGGAGGTTGTTTTGGTGAATGCCAGGCATATTAAAAATGTCCCTGGCAGGAAAACAGACATTTGTGACAGTAAATGGCTTGCCGGGCTTCTTCGTCACGGATTGGTAAAAGGTAGTTTTATTCCTCCTGAACATGTCCGGGAATGGCGTGAATTATCCCGATTAAGAAAGACATATACCGAATCTCTCGCGGATTATAAGCGACGTGTTCATAAGTTGTTTATTACGGCAAATATTAAAATTGATTCAATCGTTTCTGATCTATTTGGCCTTACCGGCCTGAATCTCATTGAGTTGTTATGTAAAAACGATGAACTGACTCTGGAAAAGGTTCAGGAATGCACAAAAGGAAGCCTTAAAAAGAAGATTCCTGAATTGTATAGAAGCCTCCATGGGTATTTTAAAGATCACCATCAATTTCAACTGATTGGCATGATGGAGGCCATTAATATGTTTCAACGGCAGATTGACCAAATTAATGCCAGGCTGGAATTGCTGACACGAGACCACAATGATTTGCTGGAAAGATTAGATGAAGTTCCCGGAATCGATAAAAAATCAGCACAATCCATTATTGGAGAAGTCGGGATTACACTGGCTGAATTCAAAACCATGTCAGCCTTTGTTTCATGGGCGGGATTGTGCCCTGGAAACAATGAAAGCGCAGGTAAAAGGAAAAGTGGCCGAAACGCGGTTCGAAATCATCCATTTAAAACGATTTTAGTCCAGGCTGCATGGGCAGCGATTAAGAAAAAGGGATCATACTACAAGGCCAAATATTATAAACTGAAGTCCAGACGGGGTGCCAGAAAAGCAATTGTTGCCATAGCCCATAGGATGGCAAAAGCCATTTACAGCATCATCAAAAATGGCGACAGGTATAAAGACCTTGGAGAAGAGTATTTAAGCAAGCCCAATAAGCAAAGAATGTTGAAAAATTTGGCCAAAAAGGCGGATGGATTAGGAATGAAACTCGTGCCTTGTGAAGGTTAA
- the holA gene encoding DNA polymerase III subunit delta yields the protein MAQKKNNNVKFYELESFLSSVNQNDIPPLVLIYGEPYLIRESFKIISAFLLGSEQNRFAIETLEGGSVSMGDIIEQVSTFSFLVSKKIVAVKNIPLFQAQQGGPEIGFSPADLDHFMNFIEKGIPENHFLILTTPHIDKRKKIYKTIADMGLVIDGSVATGARKADVDEQRSVLQTVAGKILTRYKKTMDNQAFNSLVELTGFNMELFAQNLEKLVVYSGNNRTVSITDVKAVIIRDKKDPIFNLTNAFMEKNVTKTLFYLNSLFNEGFHPLQILKSFENLIRKLILVKSFTRQFSQNHTINFKNINFNSFKQTVMPKVIQHDERTKSDITARNEYLSKQDPNDKKPLKKKKETSNDLFLAPNSKNPYPVFQVFQKSENFSFIELNHALFFLSDLDYQLKSSSVDAVTKIECFIIKSCSKGGFEYAQENKNRRHHI from the coding sequence ATGGCCCAAAAGAAAAATAATAATGTTAAATTTTATGAACTGGAATCCTTTCTAAGTTCTGTTAATCAAAATGATATCCCCCCTCTGGTTCTTATTTACGGGGAGCCTTATCTGATCCGTGAGTCATTCAAAATAATATCTGCCTTTTTGCTTGGATCTGAACAGAACCGGTTTGCTATAGAAACCCTTGAAGGCGGATCTGTTTCCATGGGTGATATCATTGAGCAGGTGTCCACGTTTTCATTCCTTGTTTCCAAAAAAATTGTGGCAGTCAAAAATATTCCTTTGTTTCAGGCACAGCAGGGTGGCCCGGAAATAGGTTTTTCTCCGGCAGACCTTGATCATTTCATGAATTTTATTGAAAAAGGGATACCTGAAAATCATTTTTTGATTTTGACAACTCCCCATATTGATAAAAGAAAAAAGATCTATAAAACTATTGCTGACATGGGCTTGGTTATAGACGGTTCTGTTGCAACAGGAGCAAGAAAAGCAGATGTTGATGAGCAAAGATCTGTTTTGCAAACTGTTGCCGGCAAGATTTTAACGCGCTATAAAAAAACCATGGATAATCAGGCCTTCAACTCTCTGGTGGAGTTGACAGGGTTTAACATGGAACTTTTTGCTCAAAATCTTGAAAAGCTGGTTGTTTATTCCGGGAACAACAGAACAGTTTCAATCACAGATGTAAAAGCTGTGATTATAAGAGATAAAAAAGATCCGATTTTTAATTTAACAAATGCTTTTATGGAAAAAAATGTTACAAAAACACTTTTTTATTTAAATTCACTTTTTAATGAGGGTTTTCATCCTCTACAGATCCTGAAATCCTTTGAAAACCTGATTCGCAAGCTTATCCTTGTAAAATCTTTTACCCGGCAATTTTCTCAAAATCATACCATTAATTTTAAAAACATCAATTTTAATTCATTCAAACAAACTGTTATGCCAAAAGTCATCCAGCATGATGAACGGACAAAGTCAGACATTACAGCCAGAAATGAGTATTTATCAAAACAAGATCCAAACGATAAAAAGCCCTTAAAGAAAAAAAAAGAGACATCCAACGATCTTTTCCTTGCACCCAATTCCAAAAATCCATATCCTGTTTTCCAGGTATTTCAAAAGTCTGAAAATTTTTCTTTTATTGAACTCAATCACGCACTGTTTTTTTTAAGCGACCTGGATTACCAGCTAAAATCTTCATCGGTTGACGCAGTAACAAAAATTGAATGCTTTATCATCAAAAGTTGCAGTAAAGGAGGATTTGAATATGCCCAGGAAAACAAAAATCGTCGCCACCATATCTAA
- the lgt gene encoding prolipoprotein diacylglyceryl transferase, translating to MHPILIQIYGFKLYTYGLFVAIGFMTAIWISKKNARSHDISDQTITDVFFIILVSALVGARFLYVLINFDAYKNNWLDIFKIWNGGLVFFGGFLAAVIVTAVYLKMRNLNIWKIADIISPGAAFGHAMGRIGCFFAGCCYGKECDLPIAVKFTNPESLAPIGVYLHPTQLYSVLSNMILFFILLWLQKRKKFNGMVFLSYIMLYSLFRSIIEFFRGDFRGTFFFNFISMSQGIGFFVFVIALIIILKRSNLFYGPKEK from the coding sequence ATGCATCCTATTTTAATTCAAATCTACGGTTTTAAACTTTACACCTATGGGCTTTTTGTTGCCATCGGCTTCATGACTGCTATCTGGATTTCAAAGAAAAATGCAAGATCCCATGACATATCCGATCAGACCATTACAGATGTCTTTTTTATTATCCTGGTGTCCGCACTTGTCGGCGCACGGTTTTTATATGTATTGATCAATTTTGACGCATATAAAAACAATTGGCTGGATATTTTTAAGATCTGGAACGGGGGGCTGGTTTTTTTTGGTGGATTTCTTGCCGCCGTAATAGTTACGGCTGTTTATCTTAAAATGAGAAATCTTAACATCTGGAAAATTGCAGATATCATTTCACCGGGCGCAGCCTTTGGCCATGCCATGGGAAGAATCGGCTGTTTTTTTGCCGGATGCTGCTATGGAAAAGAGTGCGATCTGCCCATAGCTGTTAAATTTACAAACCCGGAATCATTGGCTCCCATTGGGGTCTATCTGCATCCGACCCAGCTTTATTCGGTGCTTTCAAACATGATTTTGTTTTTTATTCTCCTGTGGCTGCAAAAAAGAAAAAAATTCAACGGCATGGTATTTTTAAGCTATATTATGCTCTATTCTTTGTTCCGGTCTATTATTGAATTTTTCCGGGGGGATTTTCGGGGAACCTTCTTTTTTAATTTTATATCCATGTCACAGGGAATAGGATTTTTTGTCTTTGTGATTGCCCTTATTATTATACTTAAACGGTCAAACCTGTTTTATGGCCCAAAAGAAAAATAA
- the rsmG gene encoding 16S rRNA (guanine(527)-N(7))-methyltransferase RsmG, with amino-acid sequence MTILSEQSVREFKHHLINGSNALGIKVSDHQSEQMLVHSKELMVWNKKINLTAIKKPLQIAEKHFIDSIAAASFLGNEQSVIDLGSGGGFPGIPIKIMNPSVNVVLIDSSRKKINFLKHIIRMLDLDTIDAIHSRVEDLHENNVYKNKFDAVISRAFTDLSKFVKLAAPFLNKKGAIYAMKGKNADQEITPEILEQYNLTTDHYRLPFEKSNRYVIKLSAKS; translated from the coding sequence GTGACTATTTTATCAGAACAATCCGTCCGGGAATTTAAACATCATTTAATAAACGGATCAAATGCTTTGGGAATCAAGGTGTCCGATCATCAATCAGAACAGATGCTGGTGCATTCAAAAGAGCTGATGGTGTGGAACAAAAAGATAAATCTGACAGCCATTAAGAAACCTTTGCAAATTGCAGAAAAGCATTTTATTGATTCCATTGCCGCCGCCTCTTTTCTTGGAAATGAACAGTCCGTTATTGACCTGGGGTCAGGCGGGGGATTTCCAGGCATTCCAATTAAGATTATGAATCCCTCTGTGAATGTTGTCCTCATAGATTCTTCCCGAAAAAAAATAAATTTCCTCAAGCATATCATACGCATGTTGGATCTTGATACGATTGATGCGATCCATTCAAGAGTTGAAGATCTCCATGAAAACAATGTTTATAAAAATAAATTTGATGCTGTTATATCAAGAGCTTTCACAGACCTTTCAAAGTTTGTGAAATTAGCGGCTCCTTTTTTAAATAAAAAGGGTGCAATCTATGCCATGAAGGGAAAAAATGCAGATCAGGAGATTACTCCCGAAATATTAGAACAATACAACTTAACAACGGATCATTACCGGCTGCCTTTTGAAAAATCAAATCGTTATGTTATTAAATTATCTGCAAAATCCTGA
- the lspA gene encoding signal peptidase II, with translation MKNIWLRLILVSGGIVVADQVTKYMIKLNLAFYDHIVVIEKFFNLTHILNPGGAFGFFASQSPGIRKFIFLFMSSLVALFVLWFYKRCAANFVFLSYGLALIFGGAIGNLIDRFRYGKVLDFLDFYIGSAHWPAFNIADSAISIGMGILIYHILFNKIPDF, from the coding sequence TTGAAAAACATATGGCTTAGATTGATTCTGGTCAGTGGTGGCATTGTTGTCGCTGACCAGGTCACCAAGTATATGATCAAGCTGAATTTAGCTTTTTATGATCATATCGTTGTTATTGAAAAATTTTTCAACCTGACGCATATACTTAATCCGGGGGGTGCTTTTGGCTTTTTTGCATCCCAGTCCCCTGGAATCAGAAAATTTATTTTTCTGTTCATGTCATCCCTGGTTGCGCTTTTTGTTTTGTGGTTTTACAAACGGTGTGCCGCAAACTTTGTCTTCCTGTCCTATGGACTGGCCTTGATTTTCGGTGGTGCCATTGGAAATCTGATAGACCGGTTCCGATATGGAAAGGTTTTGGATTTTCTTGATTTTTATATTGGGTCCGCCCATTGGCCGGCATTTAATATTGCCGACAGTGCCATCAGCATTGGGATGGGCATATTAATTTATCATATTCTGTTTAACAAAATTCCTGATTTTTAA
- the ileS gene encoding isoleucine--tRNA ligase encodes MDYKKTLNLPSTKFAMKANLPQREPQQLKEWEEKKIYQKLREQSKDKPPFILHDGPPYANGHLHMGHAINKILKDIIIRSRQMAGFNAPYVPGWDCHGLPIEHNVDKKLGKKKKDMTDVQVRQECRSYAAKFVDIQRDEFKRFGVMGEWDNPYLTMNYPYEARIAKECGEFALSGDMFLGKKPIYWCCNCQTALAEAEIEYHDHTSASIYVKFPVKDDLSALLPDVEDDIFVVIWTTTPWTIPANLGVCLHPDFVYAAVQTQNHGVLIVARELADQVMKTVGVENYTIIKEISSRELENKKCKHPIYDRDSLIILGDHVTLEAGTGCVHTAPGHGADDHVAGNKYGLECYSPVEDNGVFSTDVEYFGGEFIFKANKSINEKLESLNLLLKNENLSHSYPHCWRCKKPVIYRATPQWFISMDKMALRQKSLDEINNVHWIPSWGRERIYAMIENRPDWCLSRQRSWGVPIPVFHCKDCKQVYVTRESVDKIHELFTEHSSDIWFDKDAKFLMPQGAKCEKCGSTEFTKDHNILDVWFDSGVSHAAVLDERQGLQRPADMYLEGSDQHRGWFHSSLLTSVGRTGKAPYKAVLTHGFVVDEKGHKMSKSVGNVVAPDSVIKQYGADVLRLWAASADYRGDVSISNNIIKQLSDAYRRIRNTCRFMLGNFSDFDIAKDLRPIKEMSGLDRFILHRLHHVVKRTLSSYDNYEFHTIYHTLHNFCVVDLSSFYLDIIKDRLYTSPASDPLRRDAQTVMFIILDAVVKIMAPILPFTADEIYQHIPKGLDHKESIHLDSMVELNDEWEDKELADIWENIRTLRGEVTKALEEARKNKLIGHPLDAALEIKLPDTQLKAQIQKLNENLSDIFIVSHAVLVESLDDASYQGQEIDGLAIKVNKATGVKCERCWRFAEGIGSDADYPTACERCSAALKKIV; translated from the coding sequence ATGGATTATAAAAAAACTTTGAATCTGCCTTCAACAAAATTTGCCATGAAGGCCAATCTGCCACAACGCGAACCCCAGCAATTAAAAGAATGGGAAGAAAAGAAAATTTATCAGAAATTAAGGGAACAATCCAAAGACAAACCTCCTTTTATTCTCCATGACGGCCCTCCGTATGCAAACGGTCATTTGCACATGGGACATGCAATCAATAAAATTTTAAAAGATATTATAATCAGATCCAGGCAGATGGCCGGATTTAATGCCCCATATGTTCCGGGTTGGGATTGCCATGGCCTGCCCATTGAACATAACGTGGACAAAAAACTGGGCAAAAAGAAAAAAGATATGACAGACGTCCAGGTTCGACAAGAATGCAGATCTTATGCAGCTAAATTTGTTGATATTCAAAGAGATGAATTCAAGCGATTTGGTGTTATGGGAGAATGGGATAATCCTTATCTTACCATGAACTACCCTTATGAAGCCAGGATTGCCAAAGAGTGCGGAGAGTTTGCATTGTCCGGGGATATGTTTTTAGGCAAAAAACCCATTTACTGGTGCTGCAATTGTCAGACTGCCCTTGCCGAAGCCGAGATTGAATATCATGATCATACCTCTGCGTCCATTTATGTAAAATTTCCAGTCAAAGATGATCTGTCAGCCCTTCTCCCGGATGTTGAAGATGATATATTTGTTGTGATCTGGACTACAACTCCCTGGACCATTCCAGCCAATTTAGGGGTGTGCCTTCATCCTGATTTTGTGTATGCGGCAGTCCAAACTCAAAATCACGGGGTTCTGATCGTTGCCAGGGAACTGGCAGACCAGGTGATGAAAACAGTTGGAGTTGAAAATTATACCATTATAAAAGAGATTTCTTCCAGAGAACTTGAAAACAAAAAATGCAAACACCCGATCTATGACAGAGATTCGTTGATTATTCTGGGTGACCATGTAACGCTTGAAGCCGGAACTGGCTGTGTTCATACTGCACCCGGCCATGGCGCAGATGATCATGTTGCAGGCAACAAATACGGACTGGAATGCTATTCACCTGTTGAAGACAATGGGGTGTTTTCAACAGATGTAGAATATTTTGGCGGTGAATTTATTTTCAAGGCTAATAAAAGCATCAATGAAAAGCTTGAAAGCTTGAATCTTTTGCTGAAAAATGAAAACCTATCTCATTCTTATCCACATTGCTGGCGGTGTAAAAAACCGGTAATATACCGGGCAACGCCTCAATGGTTTATCTCCATGGATAAAATGGCCCTTCGGCAAAAAAGCCTTGATGAAATAAACAATGTTCACTGGATTCCGTCATGGGGCCGTGAAAGAATTTATGCCATGATCGAAAACCGACCGGACTGGTGTCTGTCACGGCAGCGGTCATGGGGAGTTCCCATTCCGGTATTTCATTGCAAAGACTGCAAGCAAGTTTATGTTACACGAGAATCTGTGGATAAAATACATGAATTGTTCACTGAACACTCTTCTGATATCTGGTTTGATAAGGATGCAAAATTTTTGATGCCCCAGGGTGCAAAATGTGAAAAATGCGGATCGACTGAGTTTACAAAAGATCATAATATTCTTGATGTTTGGTTTGATTCCGGCGTCAGTCATGCGGCTGTTCTGGATGAAAGGCAAGGCCTTCAAAGACCTGCTGACATGTATCTTGAGGGAAGTGACCAGCACAGAGGATGGTTTCACTCTTCGTTGCTGACCAGCGTTGGAAGAACCGGAAAAGCACCGTATAAGGCTGTTCTCACCCATGGATTTGTTGTGGATGAAAAAGGGCATAAAATGTCCAAATCCGTGGGAAATGTTGTGGCACCGGATTCGGTTATCAAGCAGTATGGTGCGGATGTATTAAGACTATGGGCAGCTTCGGCCGACTATCGGGGAGATGTGAGCATCTCCAATAACATTATCAAACAATTGTCAGACGCATACCGGCGAATCAGAAATACCTGCAGGTTCATGCTGGGCAATTTTTCTGATTTTGATATTGCAAAGGATTTGAGACCAATCAAAGAGATGTCCGGGCTTGACAGGTTTATTCTTCACCGGCTTCATCATGTGGTAAAGAGAACTCTTTCATCCTATGATAATTATGAATTTCATACAATTTATCACACTCTGCATAATTTTTGTGTGGTGGATCTGTCTTCTTTTTACCTGGATATTATTAAGGACAGACTGTATACCTCCCCTGCGTCTGACCCGTTAAGGCGTGATGCCCAGACGGTCATGTTTATTATTCTGGATGCCGTTGTAAAAATCATGGCCCCGATTCTGCCGTTTACAGCCGATGAAATTTATCAGCATATTCCTAAAGGCTTGGATCATAAAGAGAGTATTCACCTTGATTCCATGGTTGAACTCAATGATGAGTGGGAAGACAAAGAGCTGGCAGATATTTGGGAAAACATCAGAACCCTTAGAGGGGAAGTGACAAAAGCCCTGGAAGAAGCAAGGAAAAATAAGCTGATAGGTCATCCCCTGGATGCAGCTCTTGAAATCAAACTGCCTGATACACAATTGAAAGCGCAAATTCAAAAATTAAATGAAAATCTCAGTGATATCTTTATTGTCTCACATGCAGTGCTGGTAGAGTCCCTTGATGATGCCTCATATCAGGGACAGGAGATTGACGGTCTTGCCATCAAGGTCAATAAGGCAACCGGCGTCAAGTGTGAGAGATGCTGGCGGTTTGCCGAAGGTATCGGCTCTGATGCGGATTATCCAACTGCCTGCGAACGGTGTTCTGCAGCATTAAAAAAGATAGTGTAA
- the fusA gene encoding elongation factor G: MIRDLERVRNIGISAHIDSGKTTLTERILFYTDKIHKINEVRGKDGAGAIMDSMELERERGITIASAATYCEWNKHNINIIDTPGHVDFTVEVERSLRVLDGVVLILCSVSGVQSQSITVDQQMKRYQVPCIAFVNKCDRSGANPVKVSGQLRDKLGHNSVMMQLPIGLEDKHEGVIDLVAMKAYYFEGDNGEKVVTKDIPADMMDDAQTAREEMIDAVSLFSDELTDAILEEKEITKELIMPAVRTGTISRQMTPVFLGSAYKNKAVQPLLNAVIDYLPTPLDIENEAIDLDNNEETVILESTFDKPTVALAFKLEDGQYGQLTYIRVYQGCINKGDTLVNSRDGRKFKAGRLIRMHSSQMEEVESIPAGHIGAMFGIDCASGDTFVSPTINYSMIAMHIMEPVISLSIVPKDNKAQINMSKALNRFTKEDPTFKTYVDHETGDTIIQGMGELHLEVYVERMKREYGAEVETGQPRVAYRETITKKAVFNYTHKKQTGGAGQFGRISGFMEPGEEEFEFVNKITGGRIPTQYIPACEKGFEACMDKGPKLEFPVTGIKITIDDGAFHAVDSSEMAFKAAARGAFLEAYAKAKPVINEPIMKVVIETPNEFQGACMGLINQRRGIIQGSQEEGVMSVIESQVPLSDMFGFSTVLRSATQGKAQFTMEFSTYKQVPQSIAEEIAKTKQEEKTKKQ; encoded by the coding sequence ATGATCAGAGATCTAGAAAGAGTAAGAAATATCGGAATCAGTGCCCATATTGATTCCGGTAAAACCACATTGACCGAACGAATCCTTTTTTACACTGACAAAATCCACAAGATCAATGAAGTCAGGGGTAAAGACGGTGCAGGTGCGATAATGGATTCCATGGAACTTGAAAGAGAAAGGGGCATTACCATTGCATCGGCTGCCACCTATTGCGAATGGAACAAACATAACATCAACATCATTGACACCCCGGGCCATGTGGATTTTACCGTTGAGGTTGAGCGATCTTTAAGGGTTCTGGACGGGGTTGTACTGATTCTTTGTTCCGTATCCGGTGTTCAGTCCCAGTCCATTACGGTTGATCAGCAGATGAAACGCTATCAAGTTCCATGCATTGCATTTGTGAATAAATGTGACCGATCCGGTGCCAATCCCGTCAAGGTAAGTGGGCAATTAAGGGATAAGCTGGGTCATAATTCCGTCATGATGCAGCTTCCAATAGGACTTGAGGATAAACATGAGGGCGTTATTGATCTTGTTGCCATGAAAGCCTATTATTTTGAAGGTGATAATGGTGAGAAGGTTGTCACTAAAGATATTCCGGCAGATATGATGGATGATGCCCAAACAGCAAGGGAAGAGATGATTGATGCAGTCTCTCTTTTTTCAGACGAATTGACTGATGCCATTCTGGAAGAAAAAGAGATAACCAAAGAATTAATCATGCCTGCAGTTCGAACAGGAACCATTTCAAGACAGATGACCCCCGTATTCCTGGGATCTGCGTATAAAAACAAAGCTGTTCAGCCTTTGCTGAATGCGGTAATCGACTATCTTCCAACCCCGCTTGACATTGAAAATGAAGCCATTGATCTTGATAATAATGAAGAAACCGTTATCCTTGAAAGCACTTTTGACAAACCCACCGTTGCGCTTGCTTTTAAACTGGAAGACGGTCAATACGGCCAGTTGACCTATATCAGGGTCTATCAGGGATGCATTAATAAAGGCGATACGCTTGTAAACTCAAGGGATGGCAGAAAATTCAAAGCAGGCCGTCTGATCAGAATGCATTCTTCCCAGATGGAAGAAGTAGAATCTATTCCGGCCGGACATATTGGTGCCATGTTTGGAATTGACTGTGCGTCTGGAGACACATTTGTATCTCCAACAATCAATTACTCTATGATTGCCATGCACATCATGGAACCGGTTATCTCCCTTTCCATAGTCCCCAAGGACAATAAGGCCCAGATCAATATGTCAAAGGCATTAAACCGCTTCACCAAGGAAGATCCTACATTTAAAACCTACGTTGATCATGAAACCGGTGATACCATTATCCAGGGCATGGGTGAGCTTCATCTTGAAGTCTATGTGGAGAGAATGAAAAGAGAATATGGTGCAGAAGTGGAAACCGGTCAGCCAAGGGTTGCCTACAGGGAAACCATTACCAAAAAAGCTGTTTTTAATTATACTCATAAAAAACAGACTGGTGGTGCCGGGCAATTCGGCCGCATATCCGGGTTCATGGAACCGGGTGAAGAAGAATTTGAATTTGTAAACAAGATTACCGGCGGCAGAATACCCACACAATATATCCCGGCATGTGAAAAGGGTTTTGAAGCGTGTATGGATAAAGGTCCCAAGCTTGAGTTCCCTGTAACCGGCATTAAAATTACAATTGATGACGGTGCGTTTCATGCTGTCGATTCGTCGGAGATGGCTTTTAAAGCCGCAGCCAGAGGAGCTTTTCTTGAAGCATATGCAAAGGCAAAACCGGTTATCAATGAGCCAATCATGAAAGTTGTGATTGAAACTCCCAATGAATTCCAAGGTGCCTGCATGGGCCTGATCAACCAGAGAAGAGGTATTATTCAGGGGTCTCAGGAAGAAGGCGTGATGTCTGTTATTGAATCCCAGGTACCCCTATCTGATATGTTTGGATTTTCCACCGTCCTTAGATCCGCCACACAGGGAAAAGCTCAGTTTACAATGGAATTTTCAACATACAAGCAGGTGCCGCAGTCCATTGCAGAAGAGATTGCCAAGACAAAACAGGAAGAAAAAACAAAAAAACAATAA
- the pyk gene encoding pyruvate kinase, translating into MPRKTKIVATISNLNCSPKFIEGLYKAGMNVVRLNTAHMTHDDALEVIENTRKVSDKIAILLDTKGPEIRTCKNNTPLAVKYGDMVKIKGAPGETSMDDIICVSYEDFVKDIPVGSFILIDDGYIALTVMKKDDEYLSCHVENDGVINARKSINIPSVHVKLPALSEKDKKFIEFAADNNLDFIAHSFVRNKNDVLAVQKILDTKNCAIKIIAKIENAEGVENLDEILDHAYGVMIARGDLAVEIPTEQIPLIQKQIVSTCIEKRKPVIVATQMLHSMIESPRPTRAEVSDVANACLDHTDALMLSGETANGKYPKTAVETMAKIAQEVESKKSSFLNVPYTLENKITAYLAKSAVKASLRLNTKAIVADSLSGKTILSLAAYRGDSPIYAQVYDKRLMRQLSISFGVFADHIPIVMGMTSTEPLKTATCRLLDEKQFKADDLIIVLAGSFGVEKGASYMEISTAKNFKEKCS; encoded by the coding sequence ATGCCCAGGAAAACAAAAATCGTCGCCACCATATCTAATCTAAATTGTTCACCAAAATTTATTGAAGGGCTTTATAAGGCAGGCATGAATGTTGTCCGACTGAACACGGCCCACATGACACATGATGATGCGCTGGAAGTGATTGAAAACACACGAAAGGTGTCGGATAAAATAGCAATTTTACTGGACACCAAAGGCCCTGAAATTCGGACCTGTAAAAATAACACCCCCCTGGCCGTAAAATACGGTGACATGGTAAAAATCAAGGGGGCTCCTGGTGAAACATCAATGGATGATATCATCTGTGTGTCTTATGAGGATTTTGTCAAAGATATTCCCGTAGGCAGTTTTATACTCATTGATGACGGATATATCGCCTTGACGGTCATGAAAAAAGATGATGAATATTTGAGCTGCCATGTGGAAAATGACGGGGTGATCAATGCCAGGAAAAGCATCAATATTCCTTCGGTTCATGTAAAACTGCCGGCTTTAAGTGAAAAAGATAAAAAATTTATTGAATTTGCAGCTGATAATAATCTGGATTTTATTGCCCACTCTTTTGTGAGAAATAAAAATGATGTACTGGCAGTTCAAAAGATATTGGATACAAAAAATTGCGCCATAAAAATCATTGCAAAAATAGAAAATGCCGAAGGGGTAGAAAATCTGGATGAAATTCTTGATCATGCTTATGGGGTGATGATTGCAAGAGGGGATCTGGCCGTTGAAATTCCAACAGAGCAGATCCCGCTGATTCAAAAACAAATCGTCAGTACCTGCATTGAAAAACGCAAACCAGTGATTGTTGCCACCCAGATGCTGCATTCCATGATTGAATCACCCAGGCCCACAAGGGCAGAAGTGTCGGATGTGGCTAATGCCTGCCTGGATCATACGGATGCCCTAATGCTTTCCGGGGAAACTGCCAATGGAAAATATCCAAAAACAGCTGTCGAAACCATGGCAAAGATTGCGCAGGAAGTGGAGAGTAAAAAAAGCAGTTTTCTGAATGTCCCTTATACCCTTGAAAATAAGATAACCGCTTATCTTGCCAAATCCGCAGTTAAAGCCTCTTTGAGGCTGAATACAAAAGCGATTGTAGCGGATTCTCTATCGGGAAAAACCATTCTTTCCCTTGCCGCTTACAGGGGGGATAGCCCCATATATGCCCAGGTATACGACAAACGGTTAATGCGGCAATTGTCTATTTCCTTCGGGGTGTTTGCCGATCATATTCCTATTGTTATGGGTATGACCAGTACGGAACCTTTAAAGACAGCCACTTGCCGGTTGCTGGATGAAAAACAGTTTAAAGCGGACGATTTGATTATTGTTCTTGCTGGTAGTTTCGGTGTTGAGAAGGGTGCCTCCTATATGGAAATCAGTACTGCCAAAAATTTTAAGGAAAAATGCAGTTAA